AGGGCCATTTATGAGATGAGTCATAAAGGACAAATTTGTCCTATTAATTAGTGTTAAAAATAATTGGCACCTCCAAAATTGAAGGTGCCAACTACAAAAACAAACTAAATAATACTAATCTAAAACAAACTACTAACCATGCAAAACCAGTAATGGCAACTGGTTTATAAAAGGTATATTCTCATTTTCCTCGTTGCGCAAAAACTTTTGGCAGAGGTTGAGATTTTTTGCCGCCAGCACAATCATATCTACATCGCGGTTGGCAACAAGGATTTTTTTCGGGTTTTGATCTCTTGAAGTGTAATAGGTTTGCAGCACCGGAATTCTTGGCGAAAAGGAATCCTGAAGAAATTCGCGGTTCTCTATTTGCTCGGCCGAAGGTTCCATTTCATTGCTAAAGATCTCAAGGATCTTCACATTGGCTTTTGAAAGGGAAGCGAGATTGAGCAGGGTACGCAACACCTTACTGCCATAATGTATCTTATAATCTGTAGGGAAAAGGATCTTCTTGTGCTCTTTAAAAGAAGCATGTTCAGAAATGGCCAGCACAGGACATTTCACTTTCATCATCACATCAGAAGTATTTTTACCAATAACAACACCTTCCTTATTGGTTTTCCCTTTGGTTCCCATAAGGATGAGGTCTATCTGCTTTTCCTGAACTTTAGCCCTTACAGCATTGATAAGGTAATCGGCCTTGAAACAAACTTTATAGTGATGTTCGGGATTGGTGCGTATGCTTTCCAGCCAGTTGATGAGCCTGTCAAAATTCTCCTTAACTTCAGAGGACATAGACATGTATCCAGTCGTCATCTTATCTGCCGGGACCGGGAATACATTCAGCAAATGAAAATTGCAGGGAGTATCCTTAAAGAACTGCAACGCATATGCTGCAGCATTCCTGCTATTTTCAGAAAAATCGGTAGGCAATAGGATATTCATCATCAGTCACATCTATTTACCCGGCAAAAATATGCAGGAAGACAGGCTGAAAAAATGATGAACATCAGTTATTGAATCATTCTAGGAAATTAGCAGGATCAACTAATCTTTTTAAGCGCCTCTACGTTGAGCAATTTTATATTGCGGCCTTCAATTTCGAGCAGGCCTTCCTTTTTAAAATCGGAAAGCGTACGGATAAGTGTTTCTGAAGCCATGCCCGCCACACTGGCAAGGTCGCTCCTGGAAATCCTGATGCTTTGGGTAGGATGCCTCCTGATTTTTTGAGAAAACAACAGGATAGTGCGCGCCGCTTTTTTTCTCACCGACCCGTAAGCCATTTCGAGCAGCTGCTCTTTGATGCCGGCAATATTATCTCCCATCACGTCTATTAACTCGAGGGTAATATTACTGTTTTTCATCAGGATATTCTTCAGCTCTTCTTTAGAAACCGCATACACACGGGTTTCTTCCATGGCTGTGGCATATTCGCTATAAGCATCGCTCTTTTTGAAGGAAGTATTCCCAAAGAAATCCCCTTCTTTATAGATAGAGGTAATGAGCTCCTTTCCGTATTCATCCATACGGTGGCTTTTCACCACGCCTTTATCAACAAAGAAGAAATGGTTCCCCAATTTTCCTTCTTCATAGATGGTTTCGCCGGCTTTAAAAGTCTGCTGTTCGTACTTTTTAACCTCTTCCCTAAGCTCCTGCAGGGAATTGATCTTTTGTTGTGGCTCGGCAGGGGCAGCAGGTTTTGCGTTCTCCTGGAGCTTGCTCAAAATTGCCATTTTTGCCAGGCGGCTTTCTATGGCACTAATAAGCTCTTCTTCTTCGAAAGGCTTGGTAAGGTAATCATCGGCCCCAAGGTCCATTCCGCGGCGAATATCTTTATGTTCTGTTTTTGCTGAAAGAAATATAAACGGGATGTGGCGGGTTTGCGGGTCATCGGCAAGGGCCTGAAGCACTCCGTAACCATCCATCTCGGGCATCATAATATCACAAACGATAATATCGGGCAGCTCCTGCCGTGCCACCTCAAGGCCAGAGCGGCCGTTTGCTGCCGTGAGCACATCATATTCTGCCAGCTCGAGTAATTCGGCTGTGTTTTCCCGTACTACGGTATCATCTTCTATAAACAATACTTTTTTCATTCTTTCACTATAGGTAATTCTACAATAAACTGAGTTCCGGAGTTTTCTTCACTACTAAAACTAATAGTGCCCCCCAGGTTTTCGAGATGTACTTTTGCTATGTTGAGCCCAATTCCCGTTCCCTGATTCAAAAGGGCATTTTCGGCCCTGAAATATCGCTCAAAGATATGTTTTTGATCTTTAGCAGGAATCCCCATTCCTTCATCGGTCACAATAAACCTGATTTTCTTTGCTTCAACCTCTATTTCAAACTTGATAAGGGTATCTTCGGGAGAGTATTTAATGGCGTTGCTCAAGAGGTTTGACAGTACCAGTTCCAGGATTTTCTCGTCCTGGTGCAGCACAATATTGTCAATATCGCGGGTGTACTCAATGTTTTGACCGCTCTTTAAAGTGACATTTGCGTTGTAAACCACCTCGTTCACCACCTTGCTAAGGCTAAAACTGGTGAATTTGTAGTTCACCTTCCCGCTCTCCAGCCTTTCAATTGAAAGAAAGTCGTTAAGGATGTTATCGAGGTAGTGTACCTTGCTTTTTATGGTATTGAGGTGTTTTTCCCTTTTGTCCTGCTGCTCTTCGAGTTTGTATTTCCCGGCCAGCACCACCGAGGTGAGAATCCCGCTTAACGGAGTCTTGAATTCATGTGATACTAAAGAAAGGAATTTGGTCTTTAGCTCGTTGAGCTCTTTTTCTTTCTGAAGAGCTGTTTTAATACGGTTTTCGGCCTCCTTGCGGCGTTTTATTTCCAGTTCAAGGCTTTTATTGGCATTTTGCAGCTTCTGAATACTCTCTTCGAGCTCTTTCGTCCTCACCTTGATCTTGCCTTCAAGCTCATTGTTGAGTTCTGTAATTTGACGTTGCGCCTCTTTTCTTACCGAAATATCTATGATAAGGGACATTACATACCGCTCCTCCCCGATTTGGAACGGGTTAAGACCGGCTTCTACCGGGAACTCATCGCCATTCTTTTTCACACCGTACAGGTCACGGCCATGACCCATTTGCCTTTTTTCGCTATCCTTTAGAAAACCTTTAAAATGAGTGGGATGGGCAGACCGGTATTTGGGGGGATAAGCAGGTTCAAAGGCTTCCCTTTCAACTCTCCTTTGGTGTACCCAAACATATTATCGGCAGCCAGGTTGCTGCTCACAATGTTTTGATTGGTATCAACAACTATAATTCCTTCTGATGCAGCTTCAAAAAGTACGTTGAATACATTTTGGTCTGTCTCAAATTTTTCCAGGTGCTTATCTTCGGCAGTGCTCAATACCCGTCTTTTTTAAGTGAAGGTCAAATTTAAACATTTTAGAATAACTCAGGCTTTAAACATAAGACAAACCAAAAATGCCATTTTTGAAAGGTGTAAAATCAAAAGGATCCGGAGGGAAAAATTTCCCCTCCGGATCCTTTGTTGCAGGTCTACAGTCAACAACATCATGCATTCAATCGGGCACCTGTAAAACCACAACTATGCTGCGTGCTCCTCTTCGGGAGAGACATAGTCTTTATCGGCCGGCAGAAGCCGGCTTGCAAGTTTGGTAACCCCCATGGCTATAAGCACGGCGGTAATCACAAAAAGCAGGAATTTCACCATGAGATTATCCTCCAGCACATTGCTGTAAAAAGTGAGAATAATCTCTATAGCCAAAAATGCTAATTGAAAACTTGCCTTTAAAATCATATAAAAAGAATATGCGGTAAAGATACGTCTGTAGCAAATTATTTTAAGCCTATTTTTCAGCTTTGACGCAAATTTAACGTATGGCTTTCAATTGCTTAACGCAAACGAGTGCGCAGCTTCAGTCCTAAAATTGAAAAATACTGAAGCAAGAACCCGCACCGCAATGTGGGCTTCAGGATCATCTGTTAATTTACTGGCTTCGGCATTACTTAAAAAGCTGCCAAAAAAGCTAT
This Salinimicrobium tongyeongense DNA region includes the following protein-coding sequences:
- a CDS encoding sensor histidine kinase, translated to MSLIIDISVRKEAQRQITELNNELEGKIKVRTKELEESIQKLQNANKSLELEIKRRKEAENRIKTALQKEKELNELKTKFLSLVSHEFKTPLSGILTSVVLAGKYKLEEQQDKREKHLNTIKSKVHYLDNILNDFLSIERLESGKVNYKFTSFSLSKVVNEVVYNANVTLKSGQNIEYTRDIDNIVLHQDEKILELVLSNLLSNAIKYSPEDTLIKFEIEVEAKKIRFIVTDEGMGIPAKDQKHIFERYFRAENALLNQGTGIGLNIAKVHLENLGGTISFSSEENSGTQFIVELPIVKE
- a CDS encoding universal stress protein, with the protein product MMNILLPTDFSENSRNAAAYALQFFKDTPCNFHLLNVFPVPADKMTTGYMSMSSEVKENFDRLINWLESIRTNPEHHYKVCFKADYLINAVRAKVQEKQIDLILMGTKGKTNKEGVVIGKNTSDVMMKVKCPVLAISEHASFKEHKKILFPTDYKIHYGSKVLRTLLNLASLSKANVKILEIFSNEMEPSAEQIENREFLQDSFSPRIPVLQTYYTSRDQNPKKILVANRDVDMIVLAAKNLNLCQKFLRNEENENIPFINQLPLLVLHG
- a CDS encoding response regulator → MKKVLFIEDDTVVRENTAELLELAEYDVLTAANGRSGLEVARQELPDIIVCDIMMPEMDGYGVLQALADDPQTRHIPFIFLSAKTEHKDIRRGMDLGADDYLTKPFEEEELISAIESRLAKMAILSKLQENAKPAAPAEPQQKINSLQELREEVKKYEQQTFKAGETIYEEGKLGNHFFFVDKGVVKSHRMDEYGKELITSIYKEGDFFGNTSFKKSDAYSEYATAMEETRVYAVSKEELKNILMKNSNITLELIDVMGDNIAGIKEQLLEMAYGSVRKKAARTILLFSQKIRRHPTQSIRISRSDLASVAGMASETLIRTLSDFKKEGLLEIEGRNIKLLNVEALKKIS